The DNA window ATATTTTAAGTTATTGCCAATAAATAATGTTATTTAAGGAAAATTATTGTCTCTTTTCAGAACTTCTTCGCCATTGCAAGCGCATGGGCTGCCTGCATTGAACCGCGTGTGAACTGATCGTGTGCGCCCGTCCTGCGGGATCGCCGATAATGCGGCAGGAGAAAAACCATGATCGACTCGGACTACGACACCATGGACGTGAAGGGCGGCCGCCCCGTCAAGATGTGGACGCACGGCGTGCCGGTGGAGCCAGAGGCAAAGGAGCAGCTGGCGAACACGGCGAAGATGCCCTTTATTTACAAGCACATCGCCGTCATGCCCGATGTCCACCTGGGCAAGGGCTCGACGATCGGCAGCGTCATCCCCACGCTGGGCGCGGTCATTCCCGCCGCCGTGGGCGTCGACATCGGCTGCGGCATGATGGCTGCCAAGACCACGCTGGCCGCCAGTGACCTGCCGGACAACCTGGGCCCGCTGCGCAGTGCGATCGAAAAGGCGATTCCCCACGGCTTGTCGCCGAAGACGCGCGGCTTCAAGGGCCGCGACCAGGGCTCGTGGCAGGACCCGCCCTCCGCGGTGGATGCAGCATGGATGCAGTTGAAGGATGAGTTCGACGTTATCTGCGCCAAGACGCCCAAGCTGCGGCACACCAACAACTACAAGCACCTGGGCACGCTCGGTACCGGTAACCACTTCATTGAGGTCTGCCTCGACGAGGAGGGCGCCGTCTGGCTGATGCTGCACTCCGGTTCGCGCGGCGTAGGCAATGCGATCGGCACGCATTTCATCGAACTGGCGCAGCAGGATATGCGCACCCACCTGGCCAACCTGCCCGATCGCGACCTGGCCTATCTGAAGGAAGGCACGCAGCATTACGACGACTACGTGGAAGCCGTGGGGTGGGCGCAGAAGTTTGCCCGCATGAACCGCGAGGTGATGATGCAGAACCTGGTCAAGGCTGTTCGCACTGTGATCAAAAAGCCGTTCGAGACGCACGTGGAAGCCGTCAATTGCCATCACAACTATGTGCAGAAGGAACGGCACTTCGGCCAGGACGTGCTGGTGACGCGCAAGGGCGCGGTATCGGCCAGGGCCGGCGAACTGGGAATCATCCCCGGGTCGATGGGGGCGCGCAGCTACATCGTGCGCGGCAAGGGCAACGAAGAAAGCTTTACCAGTTGCAGCCACGGGGCTGGCCGTACGATGAGCCGCAGCGAGGCAAAGCGGCGTTTCACGCGCGAAGACCAGGCGCGCGCCACACAGGGTGTCGAGTGCCGCAAGGATGAAGGCGTGGTGGATGAGATCCCGATGGCCTACAAGGATATCGACGCCGTGATGCACGCGCAGCGCGACCTGGTCGAGGTGGTGCATACGTTGAAGCAGGTTGTCTGTGTAAAAGGCTGAGGTGCCACGATGATCGAGCTCGATGGAGGGGCGGGGGAAGGCGGAGGCCAGATCCTGCGGTCGTCGCTGACGCTGTCGATGATCACCGGGCAGCCGTTCAGGATCCGCAATATCCGCGCGAACCGGCCAAAGCCCGGATTGATGCGGCAGCACCTGATGGCGGTGCGCTCCGCCGCCACGATATGCGATGCGGAAGTCACCCACGCTGAAGTCGGCTCCACCGAGCTGGCGTTCACGCCTCGCTGCATCAAGGGAGGCGTCTATGAATTCGCCATCGGCACCGCGGGCAGTGCGACGCTGGTATTGCAGACGCTGATCCCGGCGCTGCTGCATGCGGACGTGCCATCGGTGGTCAAGGTCAGCGGCGGCACCCACAATCCAAAAGCGCCGCCCGCGCACTTTATCGAACATGCCTATGCGCGCATGTTGCGGGAAATGGGCGCCCAGGTCGACTTCGAATTGAAGCGCTTCGGCTTCTATCCGAATGGTGGCGGGGAAGTGTGTGCGGCCATCTGGCCCTGCACGCAATTGCGTCAATTGCATTTGCCCGAGCGCGGCACATTGCGCGAGGGGCGGGCCGAAGCCTACGTTGCCGCGCTCCCGCTATCGGTTGCGCAGCGCGAACTCGAAAGCATCGGCAAGGCGCTGCACTGGCGCGACGACCAGTTGTTCTCGCATCCGCTGGCCAACGATCAGGGGCCGGGCAACGCCGTATTGATCATCCTGGAAAGCGAGCACGTGACGGAAGTGTTTTCATCGGTGGGCGAGAAGCGCCGCCGTGCCGAGGATGTGGCTGGCGACGCGGCGCTGGAGGCCAAGCGTTACCTGGTGTCCGGTGCAGCTGTGGGGGAGCACCTGGGCGACCAGCTGATGCTGCCGCTCGCACTGGCCGGTGGCGGCAGTTATACGGTCGATCATGTGTCGCAGCATGCGATCACCAACGCGGAAGTCATTGCGCAATTCCTGCCTGTGCACGTGACGTTCGAAGCGGCGGAAGGCTACAGCCTGTGCACGATCGCTGCCCGGAAACCACGCTGACCGCGCTTTGCCAGGCTCATGGCCTGCGCCGGATGTCTTCCAGGCCTGTCCCCGGGCCCGCACTATAGCTTGCGCAGCCGGCCAAACGGCGCCCAAGATGCGTGGATGGCTTAGAACAAATACTGGGCGCTGAAGCCGGCCTGCCAATTGCGACCAGGCGCCGCCTCGTAATAGCGCTTGTTCGTGTCCCCGACGATCACTGAACCGACATAGCCCTTGTCGAGCAGGTTGTTCAGGCGGATGAACTCCTTCAAACGCCAGCCGCCGATCGGTTGCATGGCCGTGAAGCGCAGGTTGAGCAAGCCATAGCCCGGTGCCGCTTTTTCCCGGTTCGTGTCTTCGGCATAGACCTTGCCATTGGCGAGTGCTTCGAGCGCCGCGCCATAGCGGCCGCCGTCATCCTTCCAGGCCAGCTCGCCATAAGCCGTGGTGCGTGCGACGCCCGGCAGGCGGCTGCCTTCGGCGACACTGCCGAACGCCTGGTCGTAGACCGCGCGCAAGTTGGTGAGTGCGGCACGGGCCGCGAACCCGCCGGCCCAGGATGCATCGACCGATACTTCGATCCCCTGGCGCAGTGTCTTGCTGGCGTTGCGGTAGCTCGTCCGGCCGCCGCTGGAAGCATCCACCACCACCTCGTCGCGCGTGCGGACTTCGAACAGTGCTACATCCACGCGTGCGTTTTCGGCCAGCCGGATTTTCGTGCCGGCTTCCACGTGCGTGCTGCGCGCGGGGCGCAGGTTGTAGTTGAAGCCGTCGGCTGTGCCGGAGTAGAACAATTCATTCAGCGTTGGCGTTTCAAAACCGCGCGCGGCGCTGACATACACGTTGAGGTCGGGCGTTACCTTGTACAGCGCGCCCAGCACAGGTGTGGTGCGCGTGAACGTGAGGTCGCCGCTGTCATTGCCGTTCGAAAGGTAGCGGTCGTCCACCTCCACTTTTATCTGGCTGTGCCGCACGCCCGCCGTCAGCCGCCATGGGCCGCTCTGCCATTCGGTCTGCACGTATGGATCGACGTTGGAGACCACGTCCTCTTCTTCGCGCCGCAGGGCGCCCTTGACGCCGAACTGGGCGCCCGCAAAGTTCTCATAGCCTTTACGGTCATCCGTCGAGCGGTCGTAATCGAGGCCAATGGTGGTGCGCAGCACGCCCTGGTCGAAACGCCGCACATCGGTCCAGTTGATGGCCGCGCCGTAGAAATCGCGGTCGAAGTCGATGACGCCGCCGGAGTGCGTGGCGGGCGCCTGGAAACCGCGCGAGAAGGATTGGTATTGCACCACTTCGCGATTGCCCCCATATGCCATCAGATGCAGGCGGTTCTCGCCGAAGTACACGTCGTAACTGGCGCCGGCCTGGTTGTGGTCGATGCTTTTGCGGGTGTCGTAGCGCTCCGCATAGGTGCGCTTCGGAGATGCGGTATCGGTCGGGTCGATCTCGCCGGCGCGCGGGTCGCGCTCGTAGGTAGCCCACTGCACGCCGAGCGGATCTTCCGTATCCTTCTGGCGCAGGCTGCTGGCGACCAGTGTCAGCTTGCTGCGGGAATCCGGCGCAACGGTCAGCTTGGCGAATTGCTGGTCGCGGCGCGCGGCACTATGGTCGCGATAGCCGTCGGTATCGAACCGGGAAACATCGACGACATAGCCGATCTGGCCCGCGCGCCCCTGGGTGCTGAGATCGATCTTGCGCTGGCCATCGCTGCCGGCCATCATCGACATCTCGACGGATGCGGGATCGCGGCCTTCTTCGGTGAACAGCTGGATGACGCCACCCGAGTGATTTCCATACAGTGCAGAGAACGGGCCGCGTAGTACTTCGATACGCTGGGCCCGATCCAGGTTGAAGGTGGCTGCCTGACCCTGGCCATCCGGCATGGTTGCTGGAATGCCGTCAGCAATCAGGCGCACCCCACGCACGCCAAATGCGGAACGGGCACCAAAGCCGCGCGAAGAAATCTGCAAATCCTGCGCATAATTCTGACGGTTCTGGACCACCAGTCCCGGTATCGCTACCAGCGATTCGGAAGCGTTGACACGCAATTGGGCATCGCGGATCCGGGCGGCGTCGATGACGTCGATCGCGGCAGGAAGTTCGAAACTGGCATGTTCAATGCGGCTGGCGGTAATGACGACCACGTCGGCCAGCGGTTCGGCCGCGGTAGCGCAGGCGGAATAGGCCGCACACAAGGTGGCGGTGATCTTCAATAAGGAAGGTTTTCGCATGGATGAGCTCGCAATAGTTGTCAGCACTATACCGTGCGGAGAAAAAAAGCGTCGCTGGGCTTGCCGGGCGATTCGCCGTTTGCTATAGTTCTGTCCCTGCCGCAACGTAGAGTGAAAACGAAACGATGCGAAAGGTGGTTTGAATCGCTAGCGAAACATTGCGAAACAAACCGAGGGGTTGACGAGCTGCACGAAACACCGCATAATCTCATCTCTCTGCTGCTGACAAACACAACGATTTGTCGCCGGGTCGAACGAAAGTTCACCGGGTCCGCAGCAAGCCCGAAGTTGAAATACTTGGGCAGAATTCTTTAACAATCAACAGTCGATAAGTGTGGGCGTTTGATGCGATGTGCCTCCGGATTTCGGTCCGGAATGCTCAAAATATAGCAACAAACGCTTACACAAGTAATAAACGTAATCATCTTCGGATGATTCGTCAGTTATTTGAGTGAGTGACCATGTCGGAAACGACATAAAACAGAGATTAAACTGAAGAGTTTGATCCTGGCTCAGATTGAACGCTGGCGGCATGCTTTACACATGCAAGTCGAACGGCAGCACGGGCTTCGGCCTGGTGGCGAGTGGCGAACGGGTGAGTAATATATCGGAACGTGCCCAAGAGTGGGGGATAACGTAGCGAAAGTTACGCTAATACCGCATACGATCTATGGATGAAAGTGGGGGATCGCAAGACCTCATGCTCCTGGAGCGGCCGATATCTGATTAGCTAGTTGGTGAGGTAAAGGCTCACCAAGGCGACGATCAGTAGCTGGTCTGAGAGGACGACCAGCCACACTGGAACTGAGACACGGTCCAGACTCCTACGGGAGGCAGCAGTGGGGAATTTTGG is part of the Pseudoduganella lutea genome and encodes:
- the rtcA gene encoding RNA 3'-terminal phosphate cyclase, translated to MIELDGGAGEGGGQILRSSLTLSMITGQPFRIRNIRANRPKPGLMRQHLMAVRSAATICDAEVTHAEVGSTELAFTPRCIKGGVYEFAIGTAGSATLVLQTLIPALLHADVPSVVKVSGGTHNPKAPPAHFIEHAYARMLREMGAQVDFELKRFGFYPNGGGEVCAAIWPCTQLRQLHLPERGTLREGRAEAYVAALPLSVAQRELESIGKALHWRDDQLFSHPLANDQGPGNAVLIILESEHVTEVFSSVGEKRRRAEDVAGDAALEAKRYLVSGAAVGEHLGDQLMLPLALAGGGSYTVDHVSQHAITNAEVIAQFLPVHVTFEAAEGYSLCTIAARKPR
- a CDS encoding RtcB family protein gives rise to the protein MIDSDYDTMDVKGGRPVKMWTHGVPVEPEAKEQLANTAKMPFIYKHIAVMPDVHLGKGSTIGSVIPTLGAVIPAAVGVDIGCGMMAAKTTLAASDLPDNLGPLRSAIEKAIPHGLSPKTRGFKGRDQGSWQDPPSAVDAAWMQLKDEFDVICAKTPKLRHTNNYKHLGTLGTGNHFIEVCLDEEGAVWLMLHSGSRGVGNAIGTHFIELAQQDMRTHLANLPDRDLAYLKEGTQHYDDYVEAVGWAQKFARMNREVMMQNLVKAVRTVIKKPFETHVEAVNCHHNYVQKERHFGQDVLVTRKGAVSARAGELGIIPGSMGARSYIVRGKGNEESFTSCSHGAGRTMSRSEAKRRFTREDQARATQGVECRKDEGVVDEIPMAYKDIDAVMHAQRDLVEVVHTLKQVVCVKG
- a CDS encoding TonB-dependent receptor family protein; the protein is MRKPSLLKITATLCAAYSACATAAEPLADVVVITASRIEHASFELPAAIDVIDAARIRDAQLRVNASESLVAIPGLVVQNRQNYAQDLQISSRGFGARSAFGVRGVRLIADGIPATMPDGQGQAATFNLDRAQRIEVLRGPFSALYGNHSGGVIQLFTEEGRDPASVEMSMMAGSDGQRKIDLSTQGRAGQIGYVVDVSRFDTDGYRDHSAARRDQQFAKLTVAPDSRSKLTLVASSLRQKDTEDPLGVQWATYERDPRAGEIDPTDTASPKRTYAERYDTRKSIDHNQAGASYDVYFGENRLHLMAYGGNREVVQYQSFSRGFQAPATHSGGVIDFDRDFYGAAINWTDVRRFDQGVLRTTIGLDYDRSTDDRKGYENFAGAQFGVKGALRREEEDVVSNVDPYVQTEWQSGPWRLTAGVRHSQIKVEVDDRYLSNGNDSGDLTFTRTTPVLGALYKVTPDLNVYVSAARGFETPTLNELFYSGTADGFNYNLRPARSTHVEAGTKIRLAENARVDVALFEVRTRDEVVVDASSGGRTSYRNASKTLRQGIEVSVDASWAGGFAARAALTNLRAVYDQAFGSVAEGSRLPGVARTTAYGELAWKDDGGRYGAALEALANGKVYAEDTNREKAAPGYGLLNLRFTAMQPIGGWRLKEFIRLNNLLDKGYVGSVIVGDTNKRYYEAAPGRNWQAGFSAQYLF